The Hymenobacter oligotrophus genome segment CGCGTTTGACGCGGCAGCTAGCCAGCTACTTGCCAGCCGCCGCACGTACATCTTCCCACGCCACGGGGTTATTTTTGTCTGAATATTTCACTTTGGGCTGCGTTGCGCGGCTTTGCTTTTGGGGTTGTTCCCATGCCCTCCTTTTATGCGTAGCGACGAATACGACCGACTCTACCTTTCGCCGCCACACCTGGGCCGCCACGAGCTGAATTACCTACACAAGGCCATCGAGGACAATTGGGTAGCCCCCGTTGGTCCGAACATCGACGGCTTCGAGCGCGACATTTGCCAGTATACCGGTGCGCAGCATTGCGTAGCCCTGAACTCGGGCACGGCGGCAATTCACCTAGGGCTTCAGTTGCTCGGCGTAGGCCCCGGCGACGAAGTGCTAGTACCCTCCTTTACGTTTGTGGCCACGGCGAACCCCGTGCGCTACCTGGGCGCCGAGCCCGTTTTCATCGACAGCGAAACCGACACCTGGAATATATGCCCCGGCTTGCTGCGCGAGGCTCTAACCGAACGCAGTCGCAGAGGCCGCCTGCCCAAAGCCATTGTGCTAGTGCACCTCTACGGCATGCCGGCCCGCCTGCCCGAGTTGCTGGCCATTGCGGCCGAATTTGGGGTGCCAGTGCTCGAAGATGCAGCCGAAGCCCTAGGTTCGACGTTTCAGAAACAGCCCCTGGGCACCTTCGGAGCAGTAGGCATTTTCTCCTTCAACGGCAACAAAATTATTACCACCAGCGGCGGCGGCGCCTTGGTTACCAACAAAAGCGAGTGGGCTCAGCAGGCGCGTTGGCTCGCCACCCAAGCCCGCGACGCCGCTCCGCATTACCAGCACTCAGCCGTAGGCTACAACTACCGCCTCAGCAACCTGCTGGCCGGCATCGGCCGCGGACAGATGGGGCTAATCGAAGACCGGGTAAAGCGTCGGCGTGAGATTTATGCGCAATACTGCGAGCTGCTAAAGCCATTGCCAGCCGTTCAGGTTGGGCCGGCCGAATTGCCCAATGCCCGCGCCAACCGCTGGCTTACCACCATATTGCTGCGCCCCGAGCATACCAACCTGAGTCCCGAAGAAGTACGCCAGCACCTCGAAACCCACAACATCGAAGCGCGCCCGCTTTGGAAACCCCTGCACCTGCAGCCGCTATTTGCCGGCTGCGCAACCTACGGCGGCAGCGTTTGCGAAGACCTCTTCAACCGTGGCCTTTGCCTCCCATCCGGCTCTGCTATGACGGACGCCCACGTGCGCCGGGTGATAAGTGCCTTAAAAGAAATACTACCTGCTGGATAGTTTAAGACCTGAGGATTGGTCTATTAAGTTCAATGAGGGGTACAAAGCAAACGGGCCTGGCACAAAATGCCCGGCCCGTGGTATATAAACCTGTTCCGTTGCAACTTAGCTCAGGGCTTGCTCCAAATCAGCTATTAGCTCCTCAACCGGCTCAATACCCACCGACAAGCGTACCAGACCCACCGAAATACCTAGGGTCTCCTGCTGCTCCGGTGTTAGGTTGCGGTGCGAAGTACCTAGGGGGTACGACAACGACGAATCAACGCCGGCCAATGACGGTGCAAACGGGAAGCGCTTCACGCGGCGCATAAAGTCACTTACAGCCTCGGGGTCGTCATCGAGCTTGAAGGAAAGCATACCACCAAATAGGCCGTGCCCCTGCTCAGAGGCCACAGCATGTTGCTCGTGCTGGGGCAATCCGGGGTAGTACACAGCACGCACAGCCGGGTGCTGCTGCAACATCTTGGCAATGGCCAAAGCATTGTGGCTGTGTTCGCGCACGCGCAAGCGCAAGGTTTTCAGGCCGCGCACCGCCAACCAGCTTTCCATGGGGCTCAGCGTAAGCCCATAGATCATGGTGATTTGCCGCAGCCGAGCAGCCGTTTCGGCATCGGCCGCTACCGTTACACCGGCCGTCACGTCGCTGTGGCCCGATATGTACTTGGTAACGCTGTGCAGTGTAATGTCGGCCCCAAGGTCCAGCGGCTTAGTCAGAATGGGCGAGGCAAAGGTATTGTCTACCACCAGCTTGAGGTCGTGGCGGTGGCATTCGTCGGCCAGGCGGCGCAGGTCGGCTACGCGCAAGAGCGGGTTGCTGATGGTTTCGGCCAGCAGCAGGCGCGTGGTAGGCTGCACAAACTGCCCCAGGTTGTAGAGCTGCTCGAAGGGCACATAGGTTACGGTAATGCCCACGCGACTTAGCTCGGCATTCAGCAACGCCGACGAACCACCGTAGATATCCGCGGCGCACAACACATGGTCGCCGGCCCGGCAATAAGCCATCAGAGCCGCAAAGATGGTGGCCATGCCCGAGCCCGTTGCTACCGCTCCGGCCCCGCCCTCCAGCTTGTTCACGGCCTCGGCCAACTCATCGGAGTTGGGGTTGCCGTTGCGCGAGTACATGTAGCTGCTGCCGGGCTCCTGAAAGTACGTTTCCAGTTCAGTTAGGTCCTGGAACTTGAAAACGGACGTTTGATAGATGGGCGTGATTTTCGGGCGGATATCCATTAGGCAAATGTAACGCTGCCGGGCTTCTGGCAAGCAGTACCACCTAGGCCAAAAAACCTGGCAATGGCAACAAAACAAAAAGGCCTTTCTCGCTAGAGAAAGGCCTTCTGCATGTAAGTAAGTTGTACTACGCGAGTACCGACTCAGCCAGTACGGTTACGTTGTTGCGCAGCACCTCCACCACGCCGCCGCTCACCTGGAACGACTCGCGGCCGGTTGCGCTGATAACGCGCACCTCGCCCGCTTGCAACGCGCTGATCAGGGGCGCGTGGTTGTTGAGCACTTCAAACTGACCGGCAACACCCGGGAACACCGCCGAGGTAACTTCGCCCTCGAACACTTTCCGGTCCGGCGTGATGATTTCTAAACGCATGTTCGTTGTCAGTTTTAGTTGACAGTTGCCAGTGCCGGTCCGGACCTAGGGCCCGAACTCACTACCGACAACTGTCAACTGTCAACTAAAAGATTAGCGGGCCTCAGCCATCAGACGCTCGCCCTTGGCAACGGCATCCTCGATGGTGCCTACCAGGTTGAACGCAGCCTCGGGTAGGTGGTCGTACAGACCGTCGATGATGCCGTTGAAGCCTTTGATGGTGTCCTTGATGTCAACCAGTACGCCTTTCAGACCGGTAAACTGCTCCGCAACGTGGAAGGGCTGCGACAGGAAGCGCTGCACACGGCGTGCACGCGATACCACGAGCTTGTCTTCTTCCGAGAGTTCGTCCATACCCAAGATGGCGATGATGTCCTGCAGTTCTTTGTAGCGCTGCAGAATCTCTTTCACGCGCTGAGCGGTGTTGTAGTGCTCTTCGCCGATGATCGAAGCATCCAGGATACGCGAGGTCGAGTCGAGCGGGTCAACGGCCGGGTAGATGCCCAGCTCAGCGATTTTACGCGACAGTACCGTGGTAGCGTCCAAGTGAGCAAAGGTGGTAGCCGGAGCCGGGTCGGTCAAGTCGTCGGCAGGTACGTAAACGGCCTGTACCGAGGTAATCGAACCACGCTTCGTGGAGGTGATGCGCTCCTGCATGGCACCCATTTCGGTAGCCAGCGTGGGCTGGTAACCTACGGCCGACGGCATACGGCCCAGCAGAGCCGATACTTCCGAACCAGCTTGGGTGAAGCGGAAGATGTTGTCGATGAAGAACAAGATGTCGCGGCCGGCGCCGGTGCCGTCGCCGTCGCGGAAGTTCTCAGCAACCGTAAGGCCCGACAGGGCTACGCGGGCGCGGGCTCCGGGGGGCTCGTTCATTTGGCCGAACACGAAGGTGGCTTTCGAATCCTTCATGCCTTCCAGATCCACGGCGTCCAGTTTCCACTGGCCTTCTTCCATGCCGTGCTTAAACTCGTCGCCGTACTGTACGATGCCGGCTTCGATCATTTCGCGCAGTAGGTCGTTGCCCTCGCGGGTACGCTCGCCTACACCAGCAAACACCGACAGACCCGAGTAGGCCTTGGCGATGTTGTTGATGAGTTCCTGAATCAGTACGGTTTTGCCTACACCGGCACCACCAAACAGACCGATCTTACCACCCTTGGCGTAGGGCTCGATCAGGTCAATAACTTTGATACCCGTGTACAGTACCTCGGTGCTGGTCGAGAGGTCCTCGAAGCGCGGAGCCGAGCGGTGGATGGGCAGCGAGCCGGTGGCAGCCGGCTGGGGCAGGCCGTCGATGGCCTCGCCTACCACGTTGAACAGGCGGCCGAGTACGGCGTCGCCGGTCGGCATCTGAATCGGGGTGCCTAGGTCGCGCACTTCGGCGCCGCGGGTCAGACCGTCGGTCGAGTCCATGGCAATGGTACGCACACGGTCTTCGCCCAGGTGTTGCTGGCATTCCAGGATAACGCGCGTGCCGTTGTCCTTCACCACTTCGAGGGCGTCGAGGATGTTGGGAAGCTTAGAGCCTTCACCCGCGAAGCTCACGTCGACGACGGGGCCGATAACCTGGGTGATTTTGCCGGTATTCGCCATTGCAGTTCTTTATAAGGAGAATGAGAGCAGTTTCAGGCCGCAAAAGTACGGACCATTCGCTGCACGGGCAACCCTGCCTCCCGGCGAAAAAAATCAGAATCTTTTCTCGCTGAAAATCACTGCAAAAAGAGCCTTTTCGGCCCCAATAAGGCCTTTTTGCTGAAATTTTTTTTGAGGGAAAATTTGGAGGCAGCAAAAAGCTAGCTACATTTGCAAACCCAAACGGCACAACCACTGGTTACCGCAAGGGAAATTGTCCGATGGTGTAACTGGCAACACGCTTGATTTTGATTCAAGAAAGTCCAGGTTCGAGCCCTGGTCGGACAACCAACAAGGCGCTGGCCCCCTCTTCGGAGCGGAGCCGGCGCCTTTTGCGTTTTTCGGTTCCGGCAGATCGGCCCACGCGTTAGCCCTGGGTCAGGCGGGCAAGCGGCCCGGCACCCAAGTACCGCGTGTGCATCCGAATCTTGTCGGGCGCCGCTGTCTTGGTTTCGCTGTTTCGCTTATTTCCGTTCCCTCATGTCCTCGCAGGTTAAAATCTTCTCCGGTACTACGTCGCGCGCCGTAGCCGAAAAAATTGCCGCCGCCTACGGCCAGCCCCTCGGCGACCTCTCCATCCAGCGTTTCGCCGATTCTGAAATCGGGCCGAGCTTCAACGAAAGCGTGCGCGGTTGCGAGGTGTTCCTAATCCAAAGCACCTTCCCGCCCGCCGACAACCTGATGGAGTTGATGCTGATGGTAGATGCGGCCAAGCGCGCCTCGGCCTACAAAGTGAACGTGGTGATGCCCTACATGGGCTACACCCGGCAAGACCGCAAGGACAAACCCCGCGTGAGCATCGGCGCCAAAGTAGTAGCCGAGTTTATCCAGAGCGTGGGCACCTCGCGCCTGATGACCTGCGACCTGCACGCCGGCCAAATCCAAGGTTTCTTCGACATCCCCGTCGATCATCTTGACGGCTCCACCATCACGGCGCCTTACATCAAGTCGCTGAACCTGGAGAACCTCATCTTTGCCTCGCCCGACGTAGGGGGCGTGGTGCGCACCCGGGCCTTTGCTAAGAAGTTTGGGGCCGAAATTGTGGTGTGCGACAAAATGCGCCTGCGGGCCAACGAAATTGCCTCGATGCAGGTAATTGGCGACGTAACAGGCATGAACGTGGTGCTCGTGGACGACATCGTGGACACGGCCGGCACTGTTTGCAAAGCCGCCGACTTGCTGCTGGAGCGCGGCGCCGCCTCGGTGCGCGCCGTAATTACGCACCCTGTTCTCAGCGGCCCCGCGCACGAGCGCATCCGCAATTCGGCCTTGGTAGAGCTGATTACAACCGACACCATTCCGCTGCGCGAGGAAAACGAAAAGATCAAGGTGATTTCCGTAGCCGACCTCTTCGCCCGCGCCATCCACAACGTGGTATCCCACGAGTCCATCAGCTCGCTGTTTATATAGACCACATAGTAACCAAGGCCAGGGCTAGCCCTGGCCTTGGTTTATGCACAGGCTTTATTCCGCCTCATTTAAGCATTGGGCTTCCAAAATATAATTCTTCGCTGTACCTTTGCGGCCCCTTCGGCTGCTGTAGCCGGGCGGAACAGTTTCATTTCAAGGCCTTTAATTGGGCCACACTTTTTCAAACACCAGTATTATGAAAAGCCTGGAGATTGTAGGGTTTAAAAGAGCGAATCTCGGCAAGAAGGAAGCCAAGCGTCTGCGCAACGAGTCGTACGTACCCTGTGTAATGTACGGCGGCGAGACCCAAGTGCACTTCTACGTACCGGCCATCCTGTTCCGCGAGCTGCTGTACACCCCGGAGGTGCACATCGTTGATCTGAACATTGAAGGCGACCTGTACCGCGCCATCGTGCAGGACTCGCAGTTCCACCCCGTGAACGAAATGCTGCTGCACGTTGACTTCCTGCAGTTGCAAGACGGCAAAGAGGTGAAGATGGACGTGCCGGTTAAGTTTGTAGGCACCTCGCCCGGCGTTCAGCAGGGTGGCAAGCTGGTGGCCAAGCTGCGCAAGCTGAAAGTGAAGGCTACGGCCGAGAACCTGCCCGACTTCGTGGAGGTGAACATCTCGGACCTGGGCCTGGGCAAGTCGATCAAGGTAAGTAAGGTGGAAACCACCAACTACCAGATTCTGACCAACCCGCTGGCTCCGATTGCTACCGTGACCATCCCGCGTGGTCTGCGTGGCCAGCTGCAAGCCGAGAAATAGGTTTTTCGAGCTTTCGAATAAGAAAATCCTGCTTCGCCTCGGTGCGGAGCAGGATTTTTTACGTTTGTGCCCGCGTAACAACCTTCTATGAAATTTCTGATCCTTGGCTTGGGCAATATCGGCCCCGAGTACGCCGATACGCGCCACAACATCGGCTTCATGGTGCTCGATTACCTGGCTCAAAAACACGACGCCAAATTTGAGATTGGGCGGCACGCGTTCGTTGCCGAAATCAAGCACAAAGGCAAAACCTACGTGCTCGTAAAACCCACCACCTACATGAACCTGAGCGGCAAAGCCGCCGCGCACTACCTCTCCTCGCTAAAGCTGGAGAAAGAGCAGCTGCTGGTGGTGACAGACGACCTGGCCCTCCCCTTCGGCAAGCTGCGCCTCAAAGGCAAAGGCTCGGCCGGCGGGCACAACGGTCTCAAACACATTCAGGAAACCCTGGGCAGCGACGAGTACGCTCGCCTGCGCTTCGGCGTAGATGCCAACTTTCCGAAGGGCCGGCAGGTGGATTATGTGCTCAACCCGTTCTCGGCCGACGAGCAGATTGACCTGCCGCTGCGCGTAGAAAAGGCTGCCGAGGCCGTGCTGGCATTTGGTACCCTGGGGCTGGAGCGGACGATGAACTTGTACAACACCAAATAGGAGCGCATTGCACGCACCCGTTTCAACAACCTGTTTAACAATTGA includes the following:
- a CDS encoding DegT/DnrJ/EryC1/StrS family aminotransferase yields the protein MRSDEYDRLYLSPPHLGRHELNYLHKAIEDNWVAPVGPNIDGFERDICQYTGAQHCVALNSGTAAIHLGLQLLGVGPGDEVLVPSFTFVATANPVRYLGAEPVFIDSETDTWNICPGLLREALTERSRRGRLPKAIVLVHLYGMPARLPELLAIAAEFGVPVLEDAAEALGSTFQKQPLGTFGAVGIFSFNGNKIITTSGGGALVTNKSEWAQQARWLATQARDAAPHYQHSAVGYNYRLSNLLAGIGRGQMGLIEDRVKRRREIYAQYCELLKPLPAVQVGPAELPNARANRWLTTILLRPEHTNLSPEEVRQHLETHNIEARPLWKPLHLQPLFAGCATYGGSVCEDLFNRGLCLPSGSAMTDAHVRRVISALKEILPAG
- the pth gene encoding aminoacyl-tRNA hydrolase, yielding MKFLILGLGNIGPEYADTRHNIGFMVLDYLAQKHDAKFEIGRHAFVAEIKHKGKTYVLVKPTTYMNLSGKAAAHYLSSLKLEKEQLLVVTDDLALPFGKLRLKGKGSAGGHNGLKHIQETLGSDEYARLRFGVDANFPKGRQVDYVLNPFSADEQIDLPLRVEKAAEAVLAFGTLGLERTMNLYNTK
- the atpC gene encoding ATP synthase F1 subunit epsilon — translated: MRLEIITPDRKVFEGEVTSAVFPGVAGQFEVLNNHAPLISALQAGEVRVISATGRESFQVSGGVVEVLRNNVTVLAESVLA
- a CDS encoding 50S ribosomal protein L25/general stress protein Ctc, whose product is MKSLEIVGFKRANLGKKEAKRLRNESYVPCVMYGGETQVHFYVPAILFRELLYTPEVHIVDLNIEGDLYRAIVQDSQFHPVNEMLLHVDFLQLQDGKEVKMDVPVKFVGTSPGVQQGGKLVAKLRKLKVKATAENLPDFVEVNISDLGLGKSIKVSKVETTNYQILTNPLAPIATVTIPRGLRGQLQAEK
- a CDS encoding trans-sulfuration enzyme family protein gives rise to the protein MDIRPKITPIYQTSVFKFQDLTELETYFQEPGSSYMYSRNGNPNSDELAEAVNKLEGGAGAVATGSGMATIFAALMAYCRAGDHVLCAADIYGGSSALLNAELSRVGITVTYVPFEQLYNLGQFVQPTTRLLLAETISNPLLRVADLRRLADECHRHDLKLVVDNTFASPILTKPLDLGADITLHSVTKYISGHSDVTAGVTVAADAETAARLRQITMIYGLTLSPMESWLAVRGLKTLRLRVREHSHNALAIAKMLQQHPAVRAVYYPGLPQHEQHAVASEQGHGLFGGMLSFKLDDDPEAVSDFMRRVKRFPFAPSLAGVDSSLSYPLGTSHRNLTPEQQETLGISVGLVRLSVGIEPVEELIADLEQALS
- the atpD gene encoding F0F1 ATP synthase subunit beta yields the protein MANTGKITQVIGPVVDVSFAGEGSKLPNILDALEVVKDNGTRVILECQQHLGEDRVRTIAMDSTDGLTRGAEVRDLGTPIQMPTGDAVLGRLFNVVGEAIDGLPQPAATGSLPIHRSAPRFEDLSTSTEVLYTGIKVIDLIEPYAKGGKIGLFGGAGVGKTVLIQELINNIAKAYSGLSVFAGVGERTREGNDLLREMIEAGIVQYGDEFKHGMEEGQWKLDAVDLEGMKDSKATFVFGQMNEPPGARARVALSGLTVAENFRDGDGTGAGRDILFFIDNIFRFTQAGSEVSALLGRMPSAVGYQPTLATEMGAMQERITSTKRGSITSVQAVYVPADDLTDPAPATTFAHLDATTVLSRKIAELGIYPAVDPLDSTSRILDASIIGEEHYNTAQRVKEILQRYKELQDIIAILGMDELSEEDKLVVSRARRVQRFLSQPFHVAEQFTGLKGVLVDIKDTIKGFNGIIDGLYDHLPEAAFNLVGTIEDAVAKGERLMAEAR
- a CDS encoding ribose-phosphate pyrophosphokinase gives rise to the protein MSSQVKIFSGTTSRAVAEKIAAAYGQPLGDLSIQRFADSEIGPSFNESVRGCEVFLIQSTFPPADNLMELMLMVDAAKRASAYKVNVVMPYMGYTRQDRKDKPRVSIGAKVVAEFIQSVGTSRLMTCDLHAGQIQGFFDIPVDHLDGSTITAPYIKSLNLENLIFASPDVGGVVRTRAFAKKFGAEIVVCDKMRLRANEIASMQVIGDVTGMNVVLVDDIVDTAGTVCKAADLLLERGAASVRAVITHPVLSGPAHERIRNSALVELITTDTIPLREENEKIKVISVADLFARAIHNVVSHESISSLFI